The Chryseobacterium sp. G0186 genome includes the window TTACCATTTTCTAAAAGTGAATCCAACTGGACGTTTGATGCAAAAGAATTAGTGTGGTACACTGCTTTTTATACAAAGCTACAGGGTGATATTGCCACGTGGTATGCCGTTTATAATCCTGTGTTCTTAGATTATTTGTATCCGGGAAAGCATATCCGGTTTACCAGAGAAGATTTTTTGCAAAAAGCATATGATCCGGACAAACAAATGGTTGATATATCAGAAATTGTTATTGATTGCAATAAGGTTGAGTTCAATAAAATAACGAATGAATTTAAAGCATTACATATAAAAGCAGAATCTATTCATCCCCAATCGGCCGTTTTTATGCTAGATTCGGTGAAGATCTTGTTAAATCAGTCTGAAAGAAAAAAAAGTATGATCCGGGAGCTTAAGATTACAAGTAAGAAGAATAGCAGACCAATCCATCTGCTTTTGGGGAAAACATCCATTATATCAGGTAAAAAGAATGAAATTTCCATCAAAATAAAGTAATGTGTATGGTGATATCTGTGGGATAAAGCATTATTTTCAAAAATTGAACAGGAACCTGGAAAATATAATGATCGGAATGTAATAATACCCTTTTTTCAGTTGTTATACTACCAACAGATAAACAAGATAACCATATCATCAATTATTTAAATATGAGAAAAATACGTGTCATCATCTTATCATTTTTGTCACTGAATGTTTTTGCCCAAAATACAAACGATAAGATAAAATCATTTGAAACAAATCTGAATTCCTGGGATACTTCTAAAACTAAAAAATCATCCCTAAAAGAAAGAATGGCGCTCTACAATGCCAATGCAGTAAGTATTGCAGTCATTAAAGACTATAAAGTAGAATGGATTAAAGCCTATGGCTATGCCGATGTTTCTGAAAATAGAATGGCAACTCCCCAAACCCTTTTTCAGGCGGCTTCCATAAGCAAATCGATCAACAGTCTTGGGATTTTAAAACTGGTTCAGGATGGGAAATTAGGCTTAGATACTGACATCAATACTTATTTAACCGACTGGAAATTTCCGTATAATGAAGCCCTGTCAAAAGGGAAGAAGATTTCAATTGCCAACTTATTAAATCATACAGCCGGCTTATCTGTAGGTGGTTTTGGAGGCTATGAAAGAGGAAAAAAACTGCCGACAACGATAGAAATCCTTAATGGAGTATCTCCTTCCAACTCGAATGCGGTGCGGTCTGTATTTGAACCCGGACTTAAGTTTCAATATTCCGGTGGTGGAACGTTGATTACACAATTAATCCTTGAAAATATGACCGGAGAAAGATATGAGGATTATATGATGAAAAATATTTTAATACCATTAGGGATGAACGAAAGCTCCTTCAATCAGCCTCCTCTGGAAAATAAAGCTAAGCTGCTTGCCACGGGATATAATGCAAATGGTACAGAAGTAAAAGGGAAATATCATATCTATCCGGAAAAAGCACCGGCAGGGTTGTGGACGAATCCAACAGATTTGGCAAAATACATCATCGAGACTCAACTGTCACTAGCAGGAAAGTCGAATAAAATACTTTCCAAAGAAATGTCTGCAAAAAGAGTGGAGAATAATTTAGGGGTATTTTTGAATGATTTCAAAGGAACAAAATATTTTGGACACAGTGGTGGCAATGAAGGTTTTGTTTGTCATTATGTAGGCAGCCTTGAGGGAGGAAATGGAGTTGTGGTGATGACAAACGGCCGAAATATAGGATTAATCAATGAAATAGTGAATAGCATTGCCAGTCTGAATCATTGGAAAAATTACCCCCTTGAGCCTCAAAAAGAATCTATTGCTTTGACGATAAGAAAAGAATGTGAAAAAAATATAGATAAAGGGATTGAGCTATACAAAAGACTCAAAAAGAGCAATCGTGCTGATTACAATTTTTCTAGCGAAAATGAATTAAATGACCTTGGGTATGAATTTCTAAGAGATGGAAATGTAGAATCAGCCATTAAAATTTTTGCCCTCAATATAAAAGAATTTCCAACATCTGTGAATGTATACGACAGCCGTGGAGAAGCCTATTTCAGCAAAAAAGAATACCTGTTATCGAAAAAAGACTATCAAAAAGTCTTAGAATTGGATCCCGCCAATCAAAATGCAAAAGAAATGCTTTTGAAAATTGAAAAAGAAACAATAAAATAGAAAAAGATATGATTTTCTATAAATCTAATAAGGGTATTTCCTCTGGTTTATTATATTAGGTTTTTTGTAAGTTAGCAGAATAAAACTAACTAAAAAATACTAACCATGGAAGAAAAGGCATTAAACGAATTAACAGATCAGGAATTGTTGGAAAAGAAAAAAAAATCCAGGTCTGAAAAAACAATCAATGCTGTTATTTTTGGTTTTCTGATTGGTATTGTTGTGTATAGCAGTGTAAAAAACGGTATCGGATTTTTTACATTTTTTCCATTGTTTTTTGCTTTTTATGCAGCTAGTCGATGGAAAAAAGGCGGTAAAGAATTAGAAAAAGAACTGGAATCCAGAAATCTGAAGTAAAAAACGAGATTATATTTAAACTGACGACAATAAATAACAGCCCATTGCTAAAAACAATGGGCTGATTTTCAATAAACTTATTCTTATGAGCATCACGAAGACCTATATTGATAAAGCCCTTGCATTAGTAGAAAGGAATAAAGAATACCTTATGTATGAGCAGGAAGTTCATCCTGAAATGAGAACTGATGCTGATTGGTCTGCCATCAAGGAGAAATCATCGAAGATGAATCTGGAACAGGATGGGGCAACCACAGAATTACTAAACCTGATTTCTGCAAATGATAGTTTCTGGAAAGCAATAGAGAATACGATTACAGATCATGACATTGAAAAGCTGGAAGCACATCTGGAAATTACTTTTCCGGAGTCTTACAAAGAATATTTAAGGTACAAACATTTTTATACGATTTTTCTCGATAATGATATCAGGTTTTACCCTAAGCCAATTGGATCATGGGAACAAATCCTGAAAGATAATAACGAAGAAATGAGAGAGATTCTTCTGGACCGAGGGTATCTGGGAATAGGAAATTATTCTGATTATGGAGAAGTCTGTTTTGATTTTAATGACTCTGCAGATCATCCTGCCATTGTAATGATAGATTACGAAAGTGGGGAGCCTGAAATGCTGGCAGAAAATTTTACTGCTTTATTGGAAATGATAATTGCAAAACCGGAACCTGTAGTAACAGAATTGAAAGCCTGGGAAAAGAAAATGTATGGAGTATCATAAACTCTTGAAAATTGAGATGCTAGATTTTAAAATAATAATTGAAATTGTATAGAAAATGGTAAATACAAAAGTGAAATTAGTAAAACTACTGTTGATTTTTATGTTGGGCTTCAGCAATATTGCTTTCTCACAGGAATTTTATCCAACCAATATCATCCACTTGTTTACAGACGAGGGAATTGAAGAGGGAGTAAGTAAATTGCCATTCTGAATGAAGACTATCTTTCAAAAAAAAGATTTCAGAAAATAAATGATACGTTGTATGTACATCCTGATTCTAAAGAAACTGTTTTTCTTTCTACCTTAAAAACAGAAAACACAAATCAGTTAATCGTTAATTATCTTACACACACTAACCTTAGCGCTTTTAAAAAACGATTGCAGGATAAGGCCTTAAACCTTGAAAAAGTGAATGAAAATCTGTACCAGATGAAATCCAGAGAGGCGAATAATCAGTTTTTTATAGACAAGGATTCATTGGTGGGAGGCACTCAGTTTCATTATTTTAAATTTACTCTTACCTATGATAAAGGAACCCGGTTTTGAGTCTCCAGAGACAGATATAATTTTCCTATTGCAAAAGTATATCCGTTTCAAAATACTTCCTGGTATTTTACTGCAGATTATTCCGAATCCAGTTCGTATGCAGATGAATATGATCTTAAAATAAAATTTACTAAAGAGAAAACACCTAACAAAATAGAGTTTTTGGACGATATTCATTATACGGTTACCTACACAGACAAAAACAATAAGCCTAACATATTCAAAGGAACCTATGATAATGGCAGCAGTATAAGATTTGATTACGATTTTGATGCTCATGACAAAGTCATTAAAAACAAAAACGGAACTGTGACCAAGATTTCAGAAATGCGTCCGGTAGCTCCGTCATTTATCAATCCTGCTGAACTTAATCAATCGAAAAATGCAGTATCTATATGAATAACTCAGTAATCAACAGATTTCAGTAGGACGGGGGCATTTGTTGTCCCCGGATTACTGAATAAAACATTATTTAAAGGATGATAAAAAGTAACTTATTAATGAATTTTAAAGAAATTCATCTGGGAAGTCTTATCCGGCTTCGGGTTAAAGAAAAAAGATAGACACATTCAGGATCTGTAATTTCCTTAAATGTACCGAAGAAGAAGTAGAACATATGTACACCAATAAAAGTATTGATTCACAAATGCTTTTAAAATGGAGTAAATTGCTTGAATATGATTTCTTTAGGATTTATTCACAACATATGATCTTATTTGCCCCCTGCATGGCAGATGATCAGAAAAATCAGCAGGTGGAAAATTCATTATTACCCAAATTCAGGAAAAGCCTTTATACAAAGGAGATTATCAACTTTATGCTCGATCAGTATACCTCCGGGGAAATGTCTAAGCAGGAAATCTATGAAAAATATAATATTCCAAAATCAACCTTTCATAAATGGCTGGATAAATACAACAACGAATTCTAAGAGACTGCATTTTTTAAGAAAACCAAGATATAATGAATAGAAACCGCCCCAATTATAACGTAATTTACTATGACCTCATTCAAAAAAAGCATCCGGATAAAATAGAGGCCTGCAAAGAACTATTAAAAAAAGAAAATATGGATGCTACAGATATTCTGGAACTTAACCGGAGAATATTTCCTGTAACCAGGGAAAATAACGGAAAATTTAAACAAAGACATCGTGCATACCATGAAGCGGATATCCTAAAGATCCTTGATTATCAAAAAAAGAATAAACTGAACAATCTACAATTGGCCAGTCATTTTAAAATGAGCAGAAACACCATCACTAAATGGCGCCGGCTGATGAAAATTGTAAAATAGAAATCGCAATTCGTTGCAAGAAAATCCTGCAGTCTTATACAATATGACCCGCAGGATTTTTAATTTTTATCATATTAGGTTAGCTTACGGAGGTATTTTTCCACTTTCTTTGTGAATTTTGTAGGACTTACCTGTGTTAATTGCAAGGAGGGACAGCCATTAAAGTCGGCAAACTGTTGTACTGATTTTATAAAAGGCTCCAGCCACAGATCTGGGTTGATATTCACATCTTCAATATGTAAATGGATCAGCTCAAACTGCTTGCTTTTTCGGTGGGCTTTACAGTCTAGCCTGCCCATAAAGGAATTCCCAAATAAGATCGGTAAGCAAAAATAGCCGTATTGTCTCTTTTCCTTGGGAACATAGCATTCAAGGCGAAAATCAAAGTTGAAGATCTGCTTAATGCGGTCCCGATGAATAATCGAATTGTCAAATGGAGATAGAAGCTGCACTTGGGAAACAGGAGGAGCAAATGTTTTTTCCAGTAAATCACTTTGTACAAAAACAGGAGGCATTCCATCAATGCTTATTTGTTGTATTGAATTTTCCTGAAGCATTGATTGTAAAACCTCTTGTGCCTCTTTTTTTAAGAGTTCCCCGGTTTTAAGATGTGTAATTTGCTTCAGAGTTGTAAACCCATAGGCTCGGAGGTAGGTTTTTACCAAATATTCAGCAAACTCAAGTGAAGACGGTTCTTTTAGATTAATATCTTTCGGTAATACTCTCTCCCGGAGGTCATAGGTTTTCTCCATTCCCTTGCGCTTGCTAATCATCAGATCTCCCTGCATAAAGAGCCTTTCAAGAGCCAGTTTGGTAGGCTTCCAGCTCCACCAGCTTCCAGCCTTTTTACTTTCACTTTCAAAATCTCTTGCTTTTTTAGGTCCCTCATTCCGAATAACATCAAGGACATGCTGCATGACCTTAGGATCTGCATTATAATAGTGAGATTGATTTTCTTTAACGCTTAGCATTTGGGGTAAAGCATAGCGGAAATCTCTCATGGGAAGATACGAAGCAGCGTGAAACCAATATTCAAATACCTTACGTTCTTCCATGAGTTCCTCTAAATAGTTTGGGTGATAATCCGGAATTCTTGTCCAAAGAGTATGGTGATGGGCACGCTCAACAATTGATAACGTATCGATTTGTATATAGCCAAGATGTTCCAAAGCTTTCAGTACAGCATTTTTTCCTGTTCCAAATGAAGCGGTTTGGTTTAATCCCTGACTTTCTAGTGTGATGTGTTGCAGTTGCTGCAATATAACTTCCTGCATTTTTGATTCTTTCTTTTTTGATATTCAATTCCTCATGGATATTATTAGGCAGAGAAAAATTGAATGTTGAAGTGATGGAAAGTTACAATTAAATCCAGGGATTTTAAATGATTAAAATAAAAAATTAAAAAAAGCGCTGAACAAAATTTAAGGCACTTTTTCAATCGAAGCCAATTATTTGTAGTGACATCAGGGCTTTCCGTAAAGTGTTAGGAATCAATAGAATTATTTTTTTAATACCCGATCGTAGTTTTACTACAATTTTTCAAATAATTGCTAATTCATTTTGTCGTGATTTTTTTAGGTGATATATTGGTATTATCAAATCACAGTAAAATTTTTATGAAAACAAAACCAAATTCAGGTGAAAAATAACACCGAAAAAGCATATAAACACGAACTTTTTTAAGTTTATCCTCTATTCCGAACCAATCAAACCAGTCCAAAAGTAAACGTGCGAAAGGAGACCAAGGCAATTACTGACTGTCATTTGAGTACATGGTCTCTTCTTTCTGTGGAAGAAATTCCAAATTACATTAGACAACAGAAAAACTTATGTCATGTTTCAAGAAGAAGAAAAGAATTTTCCAAAGAACGGAAAAAATTCAAACAAGACAAATATAGCAGACAAAACCCAGGAACTCGCTGGTAATCCTGCTTCAGAAAAAAATGTGCCTCCACCACAAAATGGGAGTGATACAGGAAATTACTTTATGAATCAGCCATTGGTGCCCAACAATCCAACGATAAGTCAGGATAAAGTTTGGTCCAAACAACCTACATCAAAGATCTTCAATGCACAGGGAATTCCGGAAAATGACATTGCAGGGATCAATCGTGTAGTACGGCTTGAAATTTTTGTGGAGGGAGATCCCGTTAAGTTTTTTAAACACTTTAAGCTTACACAAAGTGCTGTCAGACATCATGAATTTGATCTTACCCTTGCCTACGATACCTTGGGAAATGCAGAAAATCACAATCTGGAACAGGCTCAAAAGTTTCTGGGCAAAAGAATAACTGTTGTCTTCAAATACAAAGATATTGAAGAAGGCCCTGAAAGAAATTTTGTGGGAGTGATTACAGAAGTAGGCTTCAGTCAGGAGAAGGGAAGCCTTGGGAATCTTGTACTGAAAGGGTATAGCCCAACCATATTGTTGGATGCAGCGCCTCACATCCAGAGTTTTGGAGGAGCCCAACCCATAAGTTTAAACAGTATTGCACAGGAAGTCATCAAAGAAGGACTCGGACAAGGCAAATATGATTTCAGAGTGGATGCCCGCTACGGAAATGTCTCTTACAGCTCCCAATATGGAGAAACCCATTACAATTTCCTTGCAAGGTTAGCAGAAGCTTATGGAGAGCAATTCTTCTATGACGGAGAAGTCCTGCATTTCGGACAGTTGCCCCCACAGGAACAACCTGTGAAACTCACTTATGGGAGTAATTTGAGTGATGTTAAAATAAAAATGAAGGCACAGCATGTCAACCCTACATTTTATGGCTACAACAGCAGCAAGAATGAGAAATTTAAAGGGACAAGCTCAAAAATTAGTCATACCTCCGATATTGCGAGACGTGCCTACGAAATATCAGAAAAAACATTTTCCACACCATCTCTGCGTATAGCTCCTATAAAGGCTTCTTCCTTTATGGATATTGATGCTTCGCAAAAGGGAACCGCAGGGAGTAGAGCTTCCGAAGTATTCATTACTTCAGGATGTACAACAGTTCCATTCCTTTATCCCGGTTGTATTGCAGATATTGAAATGAGGAAAACAGATACTAATGATACTTCCTATTTTACAAAACTGATGCTGATAGAAGTAAGTCATGAGGTAGATGCTAGAGGCTATTACATCGGAACATTTGAAGCTATCGCTTCAGATACAGGTTTTATTCCAAGGCCTGAATTTGCTGTTCCCATAGCAGAACCTCAGTTTGGAAAGGTTATTTCCAATACAGACCCATTGAATC containing:
- a CDS encoding SMI1/KNR4 family protein — encoded protein: MSITKTYIDKALALVERNKEYLMYEQEVHPEMRTDADWSAIKEKSSKMNLEQDGATTELLNLISANDSFWKAIENTITDHDIEKLEAHLEITFPESYKEYLRYKHFYTIFLDNDIRFYPKPIGSWEQILKDNNEEMREILLDRGYLGIGNYSDYGEVCFDFNDSADHPAIVMIDYESGEPEMLAENFTALLEMIIAKPEPVVTELKAWEKKMYGVS
- a CDS encoding helix-turn-helix domain-containing protein encodes the protein MNRNRPNYNVIYYDLIQKKHPDKIEACKELLKKENMDATDILELNRRIFPVTRENNGKFKQRHRAYHEADILKILDYQKKNKLNNLQLASHFKMSRNTITKWRRLMKIVK
- a CDS encoding DUF5829 family protein; the protein is MIIKLFLVFLALISSRLHAQDHLPKVNHVYIVVDSTTFNGLKSSVELKKWVNIDRGLPGFLPVDDSSTVIYMRLKSTYLEIMGPHNKFKESLGSIGIGFSWDTDEQGQVEKIERELKKSSELPFSKSESNWTFDAKELVWYTAFYTKLQGDIATWYAVYNPVFLDYLYPGKHIRFTREDFLQKAYDPDKQMVDISEIVIDCNKVEFNKITNEFKALHIKAESIHPQSAVFMLDSVKILLNQSERKKSMIRELKITSKKNSRPIHLLLGKTSIISGKKNEISIKIK
- a CDS encoding winged helix-turn-helix domain-containing protein, producing the protein MQEVILQQLQHITLESQGLNQTASFGTGKNAVLKALEHLGYIQIDTLSIVERAHHHTLWTRIPDYHPNYLEELMEERKVFEYWFHAASYLPMRDFRYALPQMLSVKENQSHYYNADPKVMQHVLDVIRNEGPKKARDFESESKKAGSWWSWKPTKLALERLFMQGDLMISKRKGMEKTYDLRERVLPKDINLKEPSSLEFAEYLVKTYLRAYGFTTLKQITHLKTGELLKKEAQEVLQSMLQENSIQQISIDGMPPVFVQSDLLEKTFAPPVSQVQLLSPFDNSIIHRDRIKQIFNFDFRLECYVPKEKRQYGYFCLPILFGNSFMGRLDCKAHRKSKQFELIHLHIEDVNINPDLWLEPFIKSVQQFADFNGCPSLQLTQVSPTKFTKKVEKYLRKLT
- a CDS encoding serine hydrolase; amino-acid sequence: MRKIRVIILSFLSLNVFAQNTNDKIKSFETNLNSWDTSKTKKSSLKERMALYNANAVSIAVIKDYKVEWIKAYGYADVSENRMATPQTLFQAASISKSINSLGILKLVQDGKLGLDTDINTYLTDWKFPYNEALSKGKKISIANLLNHTAGLSVGGFGGYERGKKLPTTIEILNGVSPSNSNAVRSVFEPGLKFQYSGGGTLITQLILENMTGERYEDYMMKNILIPLGMNESSFNQPPLENKAKLLATGYNANGTEVKGKYHIYPEKAPAGLWTNPTDLAKYIIETQLSLAGKSNKILSKEMSAKRVENNLGVFLNDFKGTKYFGHSGGNEGFVCHYVGSLEGGNGVVVMTNGRNIGLINEIVNSIASLNHWKNYPLEPQKESIALTIRKECEKNIDKGIELYKRLKKSNRADYNFSSENELNDLGYEFLRDGNVESAIKIFALNIKEFPTSVNVYDSRGEAYFSKKEYLLSKKDYQKVLELDPANQNAKEMLLKIEKETIK
- a CDS encoding type VI secretion system Vgr family protein codes for the protein MFQEEEKNFPKNGKNSNKTNIADKTQELAGNPASEKNVPPPQNGSDTGNYFMNQPLVPNNPTISQDKVWSKQPTSKIFNAQGIPENDIAGINRVVRLEIFVEGDPVKFFKHFKLTQSAVRHHEFDLTLAYDTLGNAENHNLEQAQKFLGKRITVVFKYKDIEEGPERNFVGVITEVGFSQEKGSLGNLVLKGYSPTILLDAAPHIQSFGGAQPISLNSIAQEVIKEGLGQGKYDFRVDARYGNVSYSSQYGETHYNFLARLAEAYGEQFFYDGEVLHFGQLPPQEQPVKLTYGSNLSDVKIKMKAQHVNPTFYGYNSSKNEKFKGTSSKISHTSDIARRAYEISEKTFSTPSLRIAPIKASSFMDIDASQKGTAGSRASEVFITSGCTTVPFLYPGCIADIEMRKTDTNDTSYFTKLMLIEVSHEVDARGYYIGTFEAIASDTGFIPRPEFAVPIAEPQFGKVISNTDPLNQGRVQVQFDWQGGQDTTEFIRVMSPDAGSSDKVGKNRGFMSIPEVGDQVIVNFVHLHPDRPFVMGGMYHGGIGAGGGSGNNVMSFSGRSGAELKYDNGAGSMNLKDQGGANMFFDGSGNAIVNANTDHTTNTGSNNTINAGSTNVINVGGEKGAPPQAMLKMDSAGNVVIDAKSSITLKVGDNLLSIDKQGLIKLNGKNLEQKADNNFDLNAKRVSQTAKGSNFKINSDQNVIVTGGNEVKMK